A DNA window from Candidatus Latescibacterota bacterium contains the following coding sequences:
- a CDS encoding PD40 domain-containing protein has protein sequence MIRRLAFVVALALSVAAPAFAVEPFGARHPALSPDGSQLAFSWRGDIWVAPAAGGAARRLTVHEAYDAHPRWSPDGAEIAFTSDRFGNDDVFVVPAAGGVPERITVHSDDDALSDWSPDGATLYFSSTRESREPLLYAVPRAGGRPVRVIRDRAWDAAISPDGQWIAYLRGYTNWWRRGYRGPASRDVWLRRTAGGPSVHIVAWPGDDDHPQWSGDGRALYFQSEREDGVKNLWRQDLRFEGDSAFPDGAPVQLTHLADDMTYLSLSRDGRWATFESDGRLWIASTAGGEPRRVALDCTGDLKSNALTRRTLKGDVTDYAFAPGEKQLAFVAEGELYAGVVRDGELKDPIRLTETDAREKDVAWLDENTLLFTSDREGGDDIYLMRSSDPDEPRLGRSRYRETVRLTDDPATEERPQPSRDGKTVLYRKGTGFLWAMGPDGSGQHQLIDEPELLHTDWSPDGAWIAYSVTNHGSAEDIYIVDAAGTRAPVNVSNHPNDDFHPLWSGDGKRLAWASRTDDGFYSIKYLWLTTLDAEKTDSEREREEEAAEDSKGDKDDGDEPETVTVSIDWDDIPDRVRTVTTLRGFYWDYDQSPDGKHYALRSAVYEDAPDLWAVDWDGEHLRRLTRGGADPDVLHWSEDSESVRYLAGGQIKEIANKDDASAKSYGFSVPLTVDAAARRLQKFNEAWRLLDDGFYDADFHGANWNNVRVKYAPRAEAAIMFNDFKDVLREMIGELNGSHLGTWAGPSDSDGTDATGLLGFTPDDAYTGPGLRIAHILARGPLDREELDLKVGDVIWAIDGVKIAAGANPYPLLEHKAGKEVDLLVGSPLPKPKGTPRTVTVEPRGSVWWLAYREWMDANRALVDSLSGGRLGYLHMSAMGGGDFDRFVEDLFSRARGKDGLILDVRYNNGGSIHDQVLTYLSRKPYVYSKGRGKAEGQFDAIERWDKPIVLLTNERSYSDGEIFPWGFKALGLGRIVGMPTFGAVIGTRNVQLIDGTVFRIPGTGWWRRTPDGGVGINLENHPVQPDLLVPDVPEEALAGRDAQIEAGVAECLRMIADGWTRD, from the coding sequence ATGATCCGTCGGCTCGCCTTCGTCGTTGCTCTCGCGCTGTCAGTCGCCGCCCCCGCCTTCGCCGTGGAGCCCTTCGGCGCGCGGCACCCGGCCCTCAGCCCGGACGGCAGCCAGCTCGCCTTCTCCTGGCGCGGGGACATCTGGGTGGCGCCGGCGGCGGGCGGCGCGGCGCGGCGGCTCACGGTGCACGAGGCCTACGACGCGCATCCCCGCTGGAGCCCCGACGGGGCCGAGATCGCCTTCACCAGCGACCGCTTTGGCAACGACGACGTCTTCGTCGTCCCCGCGGCGGGCGGCGTGCCCGAGCGGATCACCGTCCACAGCGACGACGACGCCCTCTCCGACTGGAGCCCCGACGGCGCCACGCTCTACTTCTCGAGCACTCGCGAGAGCCGCGAGCCCCTGCTCTACGCCGTGCCGCGCGCGGGCGGCCGCCCGGTGCGCGTGATCCGCGACCGCGCCTGGGACGCGGCGATCAGCCCCGACGGCCAGTGGATCGCCTACCTGCGCGGCTACACCAACTGGTGGCGCCGCGGCTACCGCGGCCCGGCCAGCCGCGACGTCTGGCTGCGCCGCACGGCGGGCGGGCCGAGCGTCCACATCGTGGCCTGGCCCGGCGACGACGATCACCCCCAGTGGAGCGGGGACGGCCGCGCGCTCTACTTCCAGAGCGAGCGCGAGGACGGCGTGAAGAACCTCTGGCGGCAAGACCTCCGCTTTGAGGGCGACAGCGCCTTCCCCGACGGCGCGCCGGTCCAGCTCACCCACCTCGCGGACGACATGACCTACCTCTCCCTCAGCCGCGACGGCCGCTGGGCCACCTTCGAGTCGGACGGGCGGCTGTGGATCGCCTCCACGGCGGGCGGCGAGCCGCGGCGCGTGGCGCTCGACTGCACCGGGGACCTCAAGAGCAATGCGCTCACGCGGCGCACGCTGAAGGGCGACGTCACCGACTACGCCTTCGCGCCCGGCGAGAAGCAGCTTGCCTTCGTGGCCGAGGGCGAGCTCTACGCGGGTGTCGTGCGCGACGGCGAGCTGAAGGATCCGATCCGCCTCACCGAGACCGACGCCCGCGAGAAGGACGTCGCCTGGCTCGACGAGAACACGCTGCTCTTCACCAGCGACCGCGAGGGCGGCGACGACATCTACCTGATGCGCAGCAGCGACCCCGACGAGCCGCGCCTCGGCCGCAGCCGCTACCGCGAGACCGTCCGCCTCACCGACGACCCCGCCACCGAGGAGCGCCCGCAGCCGAGCCGGGACGGCAAGACCGTCCTCTATCGCAAGGGCACGGGCTTCCTCTGGGCGATGGGACCGGACGGCAGCGGGCAGCATCAGCTGATCGACGAGCCGGAGCTGCTGCACACCGACTGGAGCCCCGACGGCGCCTGGATCGCCTACAGCGTGACGAATCACGGGAGCGCGGAGGACATCTACATCGTGGATGCCGCCGGCACGCGCGCGCCCGTGAACGTGAGCAACCACCCCAACGACGACTTCCACCCGCTCTGGAGCGGCGACGGCAAGCGCCTCGCCTGGGCCAGCCGCACCGACGACGGCTTCTACTCCATCAAGTACCTCTGGCTCACGACCCTCGACGCCGAGAAGACCGACAGCGAGCGCGAGCGCGAGGAGGAGGCCGCGGAAGATAGTAAGGGCGACAAGGACGACGGGGACGAGCCCGAGACCGTCACCGTATCGATCGACTGGGACGACATCCCCGACCGCGTGCGCACGGTGACCACCCTGCGCGGCTTCTACTGGGACTACGACCAGAGCCCCGACGGCAAGCACTACGCCCTGCGCAGCGCGGTCTACGAGGACGCGCCCGACCTCTGGGCCGTCGACTGGGACGGCGAGCACCTGCGCCGCCTCACCCGCGGCGGCGCGGACCCGGACGTGCTGCACTGGAGCGAGGACAGCGAGTCGGTCCGCTACCTCGCCGGCGGGCAGATCAAGGAGATCGCCAACAAGGACGACGCCAGCGCCAAGAGCTACGGCTTCTCCGTGCCGCTCACGGTGGACGCCGCCGCGCGCCGCCTCCAGAAGTTCAACGAGGCCTGGCGGCTGCTCGACGACGGCTTCTACGACGCCGACTTCCACGGCGCGAATTGGAACAACGTGCGGGTCAAGTACGCGCCGCGCGCCGAGGCGGCCATCATGTTCAACGACTTCAAGGATGTCCTGCGCGAGATGATCGGCGAACTCAACGGCAGCCACCTGGGCACCTGGGCCGGCCCGAGCGACAGCGACGGCACCGACGCCACCGGCCTCCTCGGTTTCACCCCCGACGACGCTTACACCGGCCCGGGCCTGCGCATCGCTCACATCCTCGCGCGCGGGCCGCTGGATCGGGAGGAGTTGGATCTGAAGGTTGGGGACGTCATCTGGGCCATCGACGGCGTCAAGATCGCCGCGGGCGCAAATCCCTACCCCCTGCTCGAGCACAAGGCGGGCAAGGAGGTGGATCTGCTCGTGGGCAGTCCGCTCCCCAAGCCTAAGGGTACCCCCCGCACGGTCACGGTGGAGCCGCGCGGAAGCGTCTGGTGGCTCGCCTATCGCGAGTGGATGGACGCGAACCGCGCCCTGGTGGACTCGCTGTCGGGCGGCCGCCTCGGCTACCTGCACATGAGCGCCATGGGCGGCGGCGACTTCGACCGCTTCGTGGAAGACCTCTTCAGCCGCGCGCGGGGCAAGGACGGCCTCATCCTCGACGTGCGCTACAACAACGGCGGGAGCATCCACGACCAGGTGCTGACCTATCTGAGCCGCAAGCCCTACGTCTACAGCAAGGGCCGCGGGAAGGCCGAGGGGCAGTTCGACGCCATCGAGCGCTGGGACAAGCCCATCGTCCTGCTCACCAACGAGCGCAGCTACAGCGACGGCGAGATCTTCCCCTGGGGCTTCAAGGCGCTGGGGCTTGGGCGCATCGTGGGCATGCCCACCTTCGGGGCGGTGATCGGCACGCGCAACGTGCAGCTCATCGACGGCACGGTGTTCCGCATCCCCGGCACCGGCTGGTGGCGCCGCACGCCCGACGGCGGCGTGGGCATTAACCTGGAAAACCACCCGGTTCAGCCGGATTTGCTGGTGCCGGACGTTCCCGAGGAGGCCCTCGCCGGGCGTGACGCCCAGATCGAGGCCGGCGTGGCCGAGTGCCTGCGCATGATCGCCGACGGCTGGACGCGCGACTGA
- a CDS encoding SpoIIE family protein phosphatase: MPVAPTLLLIQFPGRPEEEAVLEPGRRYSLGRALGNDLPLADPSVSRHHLELRWDGGRWHAKDLGSRNGSFLNGRRLEGERALHGGDHLRLGDVELQLRAPGAPPATPPGLQLSGDEDLGGHTIHSLDARDFLSSGTPSSPGPAARPGLFARLDKAAHGLLTACEPAELEARIVQLVGEAVSPDRACLLLPRGDAGETVPSLEALTLTAQYRAPGVPERPPRISRSILGKVLGEGQALVVGDAQRDLRFAGQESVVLEKIHSALCAPLWDDERITGLLYADRLSPLEPLGQEELELLTLLAHLAAVRLRESAAQAALEEQRRLEEELERAAQIQQQLLPDAPLILGRLQVLGHNRPSLAVGGDYYDTFACADGRALIALGDVAGKGMSAALLMAQVQAMVRALSDATLPLPDMVARLNAAMHRSTRGRRFVTLFIARLDPETGALEYVNAGHNHPLLLRAGGQQIEELDKGGLMLGAFPTLTFEGGRVELAAGDTLLVYSDGLSEAGATHGDVMFGDERVAELLKESAPLEPRALLDRMVETVLDFCAPEPPDDDLTVLVLRLD; this comes from the coding sequence ATGCCCGTCGCCCCGACCTTGCTCCTCATCCAGTTCCCGGGACGCCCCGAGGAAGAGGCCGTGCTCGAGCCCGGCCGCCGCTACAGCCTCGGCCGCGCCCTCGGCAACGACCTGCCGCTGGCCGACCCCTCCGTGTCGCGCCACCACCTGGAGCTGCGCTGGGACGGCGGCCGCTGGCACGCCAAGGACCTGGGCAGCCGCAACGGCAGCTTCCTGAACGGCCGCCGCCTGGAGGGCGAGCGCGCCCTGCACGGCGGCGACCACCTGCGCCTGGGGGACGTGGAGCTGCAGCTCCGCGCACCCGGCGCGCCGCCCGCCACGCCGCCCGGGCTGCAACTCAGCGGCGACGAGGACCTGGGCGGCCATACCATCCACTCCCTCGACGCGCGCGACTTCCTTAGCAGCGGCACGCCGTCCAGCCCGGGTCCCGCCGCGCGCCCCGGGCTCTTCGCCCGGCTCGACAAGGCCGCCCACGGCCTGCTCACCGCCTGCGAGCCCGCCGAACTCGAGGCGCGGATCGTCCAGCTCGTGGGCGAAGCCGTGAGCCCCGACCGCGCCTGCCTGCTGCTGCCCCGGGGCGACGCCGGCGAAACCGTGCCGTCGCTCGAGGCGCTCACCCTCACCGCGCAGTACCGCGCGCCGGGCGTGCCCGAGCGGCCGCCGCGGATCAGCCGGAGCATCCTGGGCAAGGTGCTGGGCGAGGGCCAGGCGCTCGTGGTGGGCGACGCCCAGCGCGACCTGCGCTTCGCCGGCCAGGAGAGCGTGGTGCTGGAGAAGATCCACTCGGCGCTCTGCGCGCCGCTCTGGGACGACGAGCGCATCACCGGCCTGCTCTACGCCGACCGCCTCTCGCCGCTGGAGCCGCTGGGCCAGGAGGAGCTTGAGCTGCTCACGCTGCTGGCCCACCTGGCGGCGGTGCGCCTGCGCGAGAGTGCGGCGCAGGCGGCGCTGGAGGAGCAGCGCCGTCTGGAGGAGGAGCTCGAGCGCGCGGCGCAGATCCAGCAGCAGCTGCTGCCCGACGCGCCCCTGATCCTGGGCCGTCTCCAGGTGCTGGGGCACAACCGGCCCAGCCTGGCCGTGGGCGGCGACTACTACGACACCTTCGCCTGCGCCGACGGCCGCGCGCTCATCGCCCTGGGCGACGTCGCCGGCAAGGGCATGAGCGCCGCCCTGCTCATGGCGCAGGTGCAGGCCATGGTGCGCGCCCTCAGCGACGCCACGCTGCCCCTCCCCGACATGGTCGCGCGCCTGAACGCCGCCATGCACCGGAGCACGCGGGGACGGCGTTTCGTCACCCTGTTCATCGCGCGGCTGGACCCCGAGACCGGCGCGCTCGAGTACGTCAACGCCGGCCACAACCACCCGCTGCTCCTGCGCGCGGGCGGTCAGCAGATCGAGGAGCTCGACAAGGGCGGCCTCATGCTGGGGGCCTTCCCCACGCTGACCTTCGAGGGCGGGCGCGTGGAGCTGGCGGCGGGGGACACGCTGCTCGTCTACAGCGACGGTCTCAGCGAAGCCGGCGCCACCCACGGCGACGTGATGTTCGGCGACGAGCGCGTGGCCGAATTGCTCAAGGAGTCCGCGCCGCTCGAGCCGCGTGCACTGCTGGACCGCATGGTCGAGACCGTGCTGGACTTCTGCGCGCCGGAGCCCCCGGACGACGACCTCACCGTCCTGGTGCTACGGCTGGACTGA
- a CDS encoding TetR/AcrR family transcriptional regulator: MAQPLTEGISRRDCLLASAGSLFAESGYDGTTIRQIARRCGITEAAIYKHFPSKESLYTEVIKGKARRHKISAALAAKRGEGTIEDVLFTVARHVLATASDDPELLRMLLYSSLEKFKAAELLYREFRLPYISWLREELRDRIESGELRKVDPFITARCFVGMVMDCAVNVELWNHLENTSFSTEDVVTNNVPVFAAGLLAT; the protein is encoded by the coding sequence ATGGCCCAGCCCCTCACCGAGGGCATCAGCCGCCGCGACTGTCTCCTCGCCAGCGCCGGCTCCCTCTTCGCCGAGAGCGGCTACGACGGCACCACCATCCGCCAGATCGCGCGCCGCTGCGGGATCACGGAAGCCGCCATCTACAAGCACTTCCCGAGCAAGGAGTCCCTTTACACCGAGGTGATCAAGGGCAAGGCGCGCCGCCACAAGATCAGCGCCGCCCTGGCGGCGAAGCGCGGCGAGGGGACCATCGAGGACGTGCTCTTCACCGTGGCGCGGCACGTCCTCGCCACGGCCAGCGACGACCCCGAGCTCCTGCGCATGCTCCTCTACAGCAGCCTCGAGAAGTTCAAGGCCGCCGAGTTGCTCTACCGCGAGTTCCGCCTGCCCTACATCTCCTGGCTGCGGGAGGAGCTGCGCGACCGCATCGAGAGCGGCGAGCTGCGCAAGGTGGACCCCTTCATCACCGCCCGCTGCTTCGTGGGCATGGTGATGGACTGCGCCGTCAACGTGGAGCTCTGGAATCACCTGGAGAACACGAGCTTCAGCACCGAGGACGTGGTGACGAACAACGTCCCCGTCTTCGCCGCGGGTCTGCTGGCGACCTGA
- the aroF gene encoding 3-deoxy-7-phosphoheptulonate synthase — protein MIIILKKSATKEDADRLMGIISEQGLEPLYMPGSERTVLGALGDERVLATLALDAYPFVDRVLPILSPYKRASRELQTHDTVVKVGPVSFGPGHLTVIAGPCAVENEAQIMESARVVKAAGGHMLRGGAYKPRTSPYSFQGLEEEGLRLLSAASKASGLPVVTEITDVHDIDKVIEHADMFQVGARNMQNFRLLRELGKSKHPVLLKRGMSATYNDLLMSAEYILNEGNNKVVLCERGIRTFETGTRNTLDLNAVPYLKERTHLPVIVDPSHGTGVRDMVLPMAKAATAAGADGLIVEMHPAPDHALSDGQQSLFPEQFARLMEQVARVAALEGRSLT, from the coding sequence ATGATCATCATTCTCAAGAAGTCCGCCACCAAGGAAGACGCGGACCGGCTCATGGGCATCATCTCCGAGCAGGGCCTCGAGCCCCTCTACATGCCCGGCAGCGAGCGGACGGTGCTGGGCGCCCTGGGCGACGAGCGCGTCCTGGCCACGCTGGCCCTGGACGCCTACCCCTTCGTGGATCGCGTCCTGCCCATTCTCAGTCCCTACAAGCGGGCGAGCCGGGAGCTGCAGACCCACGACACGGTGGTGAAGGTGGGGCCGGTGTCCTTCGGGCCGGGGCATTTGACCGTGATCGCCGGGCCCTGCGCCGTCGAGAACGAGGCGCAGATCATGGAGTCCGCGCGGGTGGTGAAGGCCGCCGGCGGGCACATGCTGCGCGGCGGCGCCTACAAGCCGCGCACCAGTCCCTACAGCTTCCAGGGTCTCGAGGAGGAGGGCCTGCGCCTGCTCTCCGCCGCCAGCAAGGCCTCGGGCCTGCCGGTGGTGACCGAGATCACGGACGTCCACGACATCGACAAGGTCATCGAGCACGCCGACATGTTCCAGGTGGGCGCGCGCAACATGCAGAACTTCCGCCTGCTGCGGGAGCTGGGCAAGAGCAAGCACCCGGTGCTGCTCAAGCGCGGCATGAGCGCCACCTACAACGACCTTCTGATGAGCGCGGAGTACATCCTCAACGAGGGCAACAACAAGGTGGTGCTCTGCGAGCGGGGCATCCGCACCTTCGAGACGGGCACGCGCAACACGCTCGACCTCAACGCCGTGCCCTATCTGAAGGAGCGGACGCATCTGCCGGTGATCGTCGACCCCAGCCACGGCACGGGCGTGCGCGACATGGTGCTGCCCATGGCCAAGGCCGCCACGGCGGCGGGGGCGGACGGGCTCATCGTCGAGATGCACCCGGCGCCCGACCACGCGCTCAGCGACGGCCAGCAGTCCCTCTTCCCCGAGCAGTTCGCGCGCCTCATGGAGCAGGTGGCGCGGGTGGCGGCCCTGGAGGGGCGGTCCCTGACATGA
- a CDS encoding anthranilate synthase component 1, protein MSAGFRAGRAEPLVKVLPGAVDPLRLFAALSDGGAAPHACLLESADVHREHAVRSLGCVAPALRLSGRGRDWALEALAPRGERLLTALRPGVEDGPTDFGLETVYDGEHGLALLAGTLPPRAAGLEERERLRAPGPMDLLRLLQGAFPLDAPTAAGFPPGGLLGAFAYDFVDSFEDLDPGDDDSEQDDPRPVPDYVFVLADQLFAVDHLHDRTRLVATVFCPEGTDLRASEDYHLAQEFLRRCEEAAASAPALPPLPPAPALDPAAIETDLDDAAYAAVVARCQEHILAGDVFQIVPSRSFTAPAPEPPLTTYRRLRALNPSPYMFYLRLGDMTLLGASPETALKVSRAGAEGASVSIRPIAGTRPRGRRGGDVDPDLDSRHESELKLDGKELAEHVMLVDLARNDVARVSEPGTRLAEELFVVEKYSHVQHLVSRVTGRLAAGLDPLHAYLATMNMGTLTGAPKVEAMRLLRRYERTRRGFYGGAVGYYWLDGEFDTAIVIRSLLVADGQATARAGAGVVYDSIPAREVDETWHKARAPLAALGLAEGVE, encoded by the coding sequence ATGAGCGCCGGCTTCCGGGCCGGCCGCGCCGAACCGCTGGTGAAGGTCCTGCCCGGGGCCGTGGATCCCCTGCGCCTGTTCGCCGCCCTGAGCGACGGCGGCGCCGCCCCCCACGCCTGCCTGCTGGAAAGCGCGGACGTCCACCGCGAGCACGCCGTGCGCAGCCTCGGCTGCGTCGCGCCCGCCCTGCGGCTCAGCGGCCGCGGCCGCGACTGGGCGCTGGAGGCCCTGGCGCCGCGGGGCGAGCGGCTGCTGACTGCACTGCGACCCGGTGTCGAGGACGGGCCAACCGACTTCGGCCTCGAGACGGTCTACGACGGCGAGCACGGCCTCGCCCTGCTGGCCGGCACGCTGCCGCCGCGCGCGGCCGGTCTCGAGGAGCGCGAGCGCCTGCGCGCGCCGGGGCCCATGGATCTGCTGCGCCTCCTGCAGGGCGCCTTTCCCCTGGACGCGCCCACCGCCGCGGGCTTTCCCCCCGGCGGCCTGCTGGGCGCCTTCGCCTACGACTTCGTCGACAGCTTCGAGGATCTCGACCCCGGCGACGATGACAGCGAGCAGGACGACCCGCGCCCCGTGCCGGACTACGTCTTCGTGCTGGCCGATCAGCTCTTCGCCGTGGACCACCTGCACGACCGCACGCGTCTCGTCGCCACGGTGTTCTGCCCCGAGGGCACCGATCTGCGCGCCAGCGAGGACTACCACCTCGCCCAGGAGTTCCTCCGCCGCTGCGAGGAGGCCGCCGCGAGCGCGCCCGCGCTGCCGCCGCTGCCGCCCGCGCCGGCGCTCGACCCCGCGGCCATCGAGACCGACCTCGACGACGCCGCCTACGCCGCCGTGGTCGCGCGCTGCCAGGAGCACATCCTGGCGGGGGACGTCTTCCAGATCGTGCCGAGCCGCAGCTTCACCGCGCCGGCGCCCGAGCCGCCGCTGACGACCTACCGCCGCCTGCGCGCGCTCAACCCCAGCCCCTACATGTTCTACCTGCGCCTGGGCGACATGACCCTGCTCGGCGCGAGCCCCGAGACCGCGCTGAAGGTGAGCCGGGCGGGGGCCGAGGGGGCGAGCGTGTCGATCCGGCCCATCGCCGGCACCCGCCCCCGGGGGCGGCGGGGTGGGGACGTCGACCCGGATCTCGACTCGCGGCACGAATCGGAACTGAAGCTGGACGGCAAGGAGCTGGCCGAGCACGTGATGCTCGTGGACCTCGCGCGCAACGACGTCGCCCGCGTCAGCGAGCCCGGCACGCGCCTGGCCGAGGAGCTCTTCGTGGTGGAGAAGTACAGCCACGTGCAGCACCTGGTGAGCCGCGTCACCGGTCGGCTGGCCGCGGGACTCGATCCGCTGCACGCCTACCTCGCCACCATGAACATGGGCACGCTCACCGGCGCGCCCAAGGTGGAGGCCATGCGCCTGCTGCGCCGTTACGAGCGCACGCGCCGCGGCTTCTACGGCGGTGCCGTGGGCTACTACTGGCTGGACGGGGAGTTCGACACGGCGATCGTCATCCGCTCGCTGCTCGTGGCGGACGGCCAGGCCACAGCGCGCGCCGGCGCGGGCGTGGTCTACGATTCCATCCCCGCCCGCGAGGTGGACGAGACCTGGCACAAGGCCCGCGCGCCGCTGGCCGCGCTGGGACTTGCCGAGGGGGTCGAATGA
- a CDS encoding aminodeoxychorismate/anthranilate synthase component II, translating to MKTPTVLMIDNFDSFTYNLVDEFEKRDVRVLVYRNDIALDELEDVVAEARPQLLVISPGPSTPARAGVCIPALRALAGRLPIFGVCLGHQAIIEAYGGRVDRAPLPVHGKASRITHDGTGLFAGLESPMAVGRYHSLVGVRMPDELAVTARCEDLVMALAHRTLPIVGVQFHPESILTPSGGLLIENALAWALSHESDA from the coding sequence ATGAAGACGCCCACGGTCCTCATGATCGACAACTTCGACTCCTTCACCTACAACCTGGTGGACGAGTTCGAGAAGCGCGACGTGCGCGTGCTCGTCTACCGCAACGACATCGCGCTGGACGAGCTCGAGGACGTCGTCGCGGAGGCGCGCCCGCAGCTCCTGGTGATCTCGCCGGGGCCGAGCACGCCGGCGCGGGCCGGCGTCTGCATCCCCGCGCTGCGCGCGCTGGCCGGGCGGCTGCCGATCTTCGGCGTCTGCCTGGGGCACCAGGCAATCATCGAGGCCTACGGCGGCCGCGTGGACCGCGCGCCGCTGCCGGTGCACGGCAAGGCTAGCCGCATCACCCACGACGGCACCGGCCTCTTCGCCGGCCTCGAGAGCCCCATGGCCGTGGGGCGCTACCACAGCCTCGTGGGCGTCCGCATGCCCGACGAGCTCGCGGTCACCGCGCGCTGCGAGGATCTCGTCATGGCCCTCGCCCATCGCACGCTCCCCATCGTGGGCGTGCAGTTCCATCCCGAGAGCATCCTCACCCCGTCCGGCGGCCTGCTGATCGAGAACGCGCTGGCCTGGGCGCTGAGCCACGAAAGCGACGCATGA
- the trpD gene encoding anthranilate phosphoribosyltransferase, translating into MSHELILKKLYEAKDLTFDETRLLIGEIMKGEMDPAQIAGILIALKIKGETPAEIGGAARALQEAAVSVPTARTHVIDTCGTGGDGQHSINISTAAAIVLAAAGQPVAKHGNRAVSSRSGSADVLEALGVAIELGPEGNGKLLDELGICFLYAPRYHLATKHVMPVRRALGTRTLFNLIGPLSNPVRPYAQVLGVNSEAMLEPMAQALLGMGAERAFVVHGAGMDELALHGSTLIIAVEGGGLRHLEVNPEAIGLDPAPPTDLTGGTAEDNAALLRDVLGGKDRGPRARAIALNAAAGLVLTGAEDDWAAAARRCLELMASGEPLRLLERWAAASRDLR; encoded by the coding sequence ATGAGCCACGAACTCATCCTCAAGAAGCTCTACGAGGCCAAGGACCTGACCTTCGACGAGACCCGCCTCCTCATCGGCGAGATCATGAAGGGCGAGATGGACCCGGCCCAGATCGCGGGCATCCTGATCGCGCTCAAGATCAAGGGCGAGACGCCCGCCGAGATCGGCGGCGCCGCTCGAGCCCTGCAAGAGGCTGCCGTGTCCGTGCCAACGGCACGGACACATGTAATTGACACCTGCGGCACCGGCGGCGACGGCCAGCACAGCATCAACATCTCCACGGCGGCGGCCATCGTGCTCGCGGCGGCGGGCCAGCCCGTGGCCAAGCACGGCAACCGCGCGGTCTCCAGCCGCAGCGGCAGCGCCGACGTGCTGGAGGCCCTGGGCGTCGCCATCGAACTGGGGCCCGAGGGCAACGGCAAGCTGCTCGACGAGCTCGGCATCTGCTTCCTCTACGCGCCGCGCTACCACCTGGCGACGAAGCACGTGATGCCCGTCCGCCGCGCGCTGGGCACGCGCACGCTCTTCAACCTGATCGGCCCGCTCAGCAATCCCGTGCGGCCCTACGCCCAGGTGCTGGGCGTGAACAGCGAGGCCATGCTCGAACCCATGGCCCAGGCGCTGCTGGGCATGGGCGCCGAGCGCGCCTTTGTGGTGCACGGCGCGGGCATGGACGAGCTCGCCCTGCACGGCAGCACCCTCATCATCGCCGTGGAGGGCGGCGGCCTGCGCCACCTCGAGGTGAATCCCGAGGCGATCGGCCTCGACCCCGCGCCGCCCACGGACCTCACCGGCGGCACGGCCGAGGACAACGCCGCCCTGCTGCGGGACGTCCTCGGCGGCAAGGACCGCGGTCCCCGCGCGCGCGCCATCGCCCTCAACGCCGCGGCGGGACTGGTGCTCACCGGCGCCGAGGACGACTGGGCCGCCGCCGCGCGCCGCTGCCTGGAGCTCATGGCCAGCGGCGAACCCCTGCGCCTGCTGGAGCGCTGGGCCGCGGCGAGCCGGGATCTGCGATGA